The nucleotide sequence AGAAAGAAGGAATTGAATACAAAATAGTTAATTTCGGAACTGTAATGTTTGAAATTGCTAAAGAAGAGGGTTTAGTTGAACACAGAGACCAGTTAAGAAAATTAGACCCAGAAACACAGAAAAGAATACAAAAATTAGCAGGAAAGAAGATTGCTGAAATGGCTAAGGAATCTAACATAGTTGTTGATACACACAGTACAATAAAAACACCTAAAGGTTATCTTCCAGGACTTCCAGCATGGGTTTTAGAAGAATTAAATCCAGATATTATTGTTTTAGTTGAAGCAGAAAATGATGAAATATTGATGAGAAGATTAAAAGATGAAACAAGGCAGAGGGATTTCGAATCAACAGTTGATATTGGAGAGCACATATTCATGAACAGATGTGCGGCTATGACTTATGCAGTTTTAACAGGGGCAACAGTTAAGATTATTAAGAATAGAGACTTCTTATTAGATAAAGCAGTTCAAGAACTTGTTGAAGTCCTTAAATAAATCCTTTAAATTAAATATATTTTAACATATTTTTTTATAACTTTTAAATAACCAAATTTTAAGGTGAATGCATGTTTGAATCCATAACAAATGTATTCTATACTACATTGGATGCAATTTTCATGCCCATAATAAAAGTTTTACATCCAGCTTTAGCAATTTTAATTATCGCAATAATTGTTTCTCTAATTATAAATACAGCCACAAAACTTTTAGTAGACCAGGAAAGAGTGGCAGAGTTAAAAAAGGAGATTCAGGAATTTCAGGTTAAATTTAAAAAGATGTCTAAAAATCCTGAAATGTTAGAAAAGCTTCAAGAAGAACAACAGAGAATTATGCAACTCAATGCTGAGCTAATGAAAATGAGTTTTAAGCCGATGATATACACATGGATTCCAATAATTTTAATATTTATTTATTTGAAGCACGTTTATGGATTTGGTGGGATTTATCAAGAGCTAAATCCTGATTGGAATGGGGTTGTTGTATATTTACCAACAATATTATCTAAGATTTTGCTTATTGATTTCTGGCATTGGCTTGGTTCAATATTTTACAAAGGTGGATTTAAAATAGTATCTAATACTGCTTTAGGATGGTTAGGTTGGTATATACTCTGTTCGTTTGTAACATCAA is from Methanocaldococcus bathoardescens and encodes:
- a CDS encoding EMC3/TMCO1 family protein, with the protein product MFESITNVFYTTLDAIFMPIIKVLHPALAILIIAIIVSLIINTATKLLVDQERVAELKKEIQEFQVKFKKMSKNPEMLEKLQEEQQRIMQLNAELMKMSFKPMIYTWIPIILIFIYLKHVYGFGGIYQELNPDWNGVVVYLPTILSKILLIDFWHWLGSIFYKGGFKIVSNTALGWLGWYILCSFVTSTVLRKIFGIK
- a CDS encoding adenylate kinase, translating into MKNKVVVIVGVPGVGSTTVTNKAIEELKKEGIEYKIVNFGTVMFEIAKEEGLVEHRDQLRKLDPETQKRIQKLAGKKIAEMAKESNIVVDTHSTIKTPKGYLPGLPAWVLEELNPDIIVLVEAENDEILMRRLKDETRQRDFESTVDIGEHIFMNRCAAMTYAVLTGATVKIIKNRDFLLDKAVQELVEVLK